The nucleotide window GCATAGCACCAAATAGAATTTATTCTTATTAGGAGGTTCCTATTTAAAGCTTacctagatagatagacagatgtcAAGTGTACCTCATTTCATGTAGTTGATAGGAAGCAAAAATATTTTGCTGTGCCTATAAgcttactgtttttttttaccaaatcattttttatgttagttacAGAAACCCCAGAACCTGTTATGACTGGTGGTGTATACAGGCCTCCTGGTGCCAGGGTGACTACAACAAGGAAAACACCACAAGGACCACCAGAAATATACAGCGATACACAGTTCCCATCATTGCAGTCCACTGCCAAGCATGTAGAAAGTCGGAAGTAAGTGTAGgtggttaattttggaaaatgtggaGTGACATTTAATATTGAtagatttctcattttattcgtgccttttccctcccttgaCAGGAAATCAAGGAAGAGGGATGAAAATGATCTGATAAAACTGTTATTAAGATCTTAGCAGTTTTAGTTGATCTCTAAGAAAGAATTGGGCTTAAACTATATCCAGGAGAAAGGAAATGGGccctggaaagggaaaaaataatgggAGCACCCTAAaggaaaatactttattttatccAGGGCAATTTTAAAGATATGGAAAGTCTTGTGTTGTTGAAAGTTCTTAAAACAGT belongs to Gracilinanus agilis isolate LMUSP501 chromosome 5, AgileGrace, whole genome shotgun sequence and includes:
- the CDV3 gene encoding protein CDV3 homolog isoform X2, which produces MQISEKEEDDNEKREDPGDNWEESGGGGIEKSSGPWNKTAPVQAPAPSIVTETPEPVMTGGVYRPPGARVTTTRKTPQGPPEIYSDTQFPSLQSTAKHVESRKY